The Silene latifolia isolate original U9 population chromosome Y, ASM4854445v1, whole genome shotgun sequence sequence CCTTAATCTCCCGAATACCCAACTCTCTCATGACTAAATAGTCACTTTCCCGACCCGCGACATGCGAGACCACCCGATAACCACAATGACCATCATTACCGACATCTACCCAACCATCAAAGAAATCCCGTACTTCTTCAGGGACCGCATACTTTTTATTCCAAGTTGACAAAAATCCCTTAGTGTAGCCGGACTCCAACGGTGCACCAACCGGTCCTTGATCAAAATCACCCACCGTATGTTGAACAGATGTCGTCGCAGGAGTAGAAACTTTCGCAGCCTTCTTCCTTGCATGCTCAAATCCCGACTTAGAAGCAACGGCTACATCCAACATTTGTCGAGCGGTATTGCGTGTTCCTCTAACTTCACGCCGAAACTTGTTAACCGCACTATAAATTTGGGTGCTTGTAGGTTGGGGTTTATCGGGAGTTCTTTGATGAAGACCATTTTTAATATCTTTCGGGGGAATCGACGCCCGGACTTGTTGCCTCACGAACTCTTTCTCTTCGGCATTCAAACCAGCAAAATGCCTATGACCGTCTTTGTACTTTGTTACTTCGTGGTTGTGATATCCACCTTTCTCTGAGGTCAAAATGTTCCAAACAATCAACTCCTTTCCATTTATATCATTAGCCAGTTACGAGAAGCTCGAACCCGAAACAAACACTCACACTTAGGTGTCCCTTTCTTCTTAGGCTTCTCGGGAATATCGGGATCGATCTTCTTTCTAGTTCGGCCGTACCTTGAACAACGAAAGTAAGAGCCTAGCAACTCGGGTTGTTTACGATTTTTGGCCCCATTTGATGCTTTTATTAAGGCAAACCCGTTATCAAAAGCTATTTTTTGAGCCCACTCAAACGCCTCATCCCGACTCGCAAAACATGTAACCGTCTCAAATAGGCGGTTGTAATTAACATCGTTTCCACCAAATTCCTCAAATGAATCCTGTTAAAACACAAAATTAATAATTATTACATGCTAAAATATGATAAAATTACTAAACTTacgaaaaaaagtaaaaaaaacgaagaaaaaaCAATTTCATAGTCTGAACCAGGAGCGGACTTTGAAACTCAAAGTCCCTCACCATGGCAGACGTGAATAGTACACGTCCCACCCATGCATGGACGTGAATAGTACACGTCCAAACCATGCATGGACTTTGAGTTTCAAAGTCTGTCCATGGTAGGACGTTGATATTCAAAGTCCCTGTCCATGACGGACTTTGAATGTCCCTTCCCTGTCCATGAGGGACATTGAGTTCTCACGTCCCAGTCCATGGGGGACGTTGAATGTACACGTCCCTCTCCATGAGGGACTTTGATTTTCTACGTCCTAATTGACGGGTTTGGGCGTGTTTGTTACATTCATCTTAGTTCTAAGACGACTTTGGGCGTGTAATTGTTTGTTACATTCATACTCGTTGTTTGACATTCATACTAAATCGACATGTAATTCAATTATATCAACTTAAAATCTAATTCAATTATCATACTAAATCGATTGAAATGAAAATAGATTGTGTAATTACGTACCTCAGATTCGTTGTTAGCATTTGAAGTGGattgctcgttgtttgacattgaatcgttgtgttgttttgttgatgtcgatttttcgttttgttgtttgttgaacTCGAGTTACaacatcgttttttttttttttttttttttttttggcttgggAGAGAATTGGGTAGAGAGAGGAAGAGGAAGGGTAGGATGCGTCTTTTTTATGAAATGCGTCGACGATTTGTtataaaacgtcgacgacgttttaCAGCCCTCTTTTTTTTCCTAAGTTTATGGTTTTATGCGCAttaataacaaatttatattTGAGGATGTTCACTGTCCGTGTGAATGTCCTTAGATACATAAGTTGATCTCGATAATGAAAACATGCCTAAAATGGCGAAGCTGGGGGGGCATAATTATTTTGGAAGAAAAACACTAAAAAAATTTCTAAATAAAAATATTCACACTTGTATATGTTTGAAACTGATTAATGAATTGTATTCCATGGCTATTAGTTGTATTACAAAATAATCCTAAACCAAGGAGTAAACATTTTAGATTATGTGAAATAGTGTGTGGTTTTCATGGGCCGGTAGTCTTGTTATGATTGGACTTCATATGGACTTTAACCTCGTTCGATTGCTGTCAAATTCCTTAAAATTTGAATGCAAGCCTAGCCTACTAAAGTTATGTCATCTCGGTATCGGTCGCGATCACGGTAGCGGTCGCGGTGTCACGGAATCGCTCCTGAACCGCTTGTCGCGGACCTTAACTCGCTTGCCGCGGCCGATTTTTGTTTTACAATGTTTTATATCTTTTTTATTAGGGTTAATTGATGAAAATAATCCAACCTATCACTGACCTGCTCAAAATAACCTAAACTAGTCATTATCCCATATTAATCTAACTTATTCCTTCATTTATCTTACAATGCCTTCTCCATCTTATTTACATGCAGTAACAGGTAACTTCAAATTATTTCTAGGTTACCTTCATTTCTTTGCTGTATATTACATCTTCCCTTTTAATCTTCATCTTCttaatcttcttcttctttttaaaACTTCATCTTCTTTCTTTTTAGGTAACCGGtaacttcatcttcttcctttctAAT is a genomic window containing:
- the LOC141628279 gene encoding uncharacterized protein LOC141628279, which codes for MSNNEQSTSNANNESEDSFEEFGGNDVNYNRLFETVTCFASRDEAFEWAQKIAFDNGFALIKASNGAKNRKQPELLGSYFRCSRYGRTRKKIDPDIPEKPKKKGTPKCECLFRVRASQKGGYHNHEVTKYKDGHRHFAGLNAEEKEFVRQQVRASIPPKDIKNGLHQRTPDKPQPTSTQIYSAVNKFRREVRGTRNTARQMLDVAVASKSGFEHARKKAAKVSTPATTSVQHTVGDFDQGPVGAPLESGYTKGFLSTWNKKYAVPEEVRDFFDGWVDVGNDGHCGYRVVSHVAGRESDYLVMRELGIREIKAYELYKDFFAHSVVLTTGLTRYEEALRRMEFTSSGGCGPNHWMYGEYLFVFASLFNRTICVIAKDETTSSLVPSATVWHMLEEPPIGSLCIILQGNREDVLTPAVRDEVVSDEVLTEKMWEFRRLRSDVFTYFERILTVIDYPRLSDLCAGRF